A single Anopheles funestus chromosome 2RL, idAnoFuneDA-416_04, whole genome shotgun sequence DNA region contains:
- the LOC125765485 gene encoding 60S ribosomal protein L32 has product MVVRPAYKPKIVKKRTKKFIRHQSDRYKKLAPNWRKPKGIDNRVRRRFKGQYLMPNIGYGSNKRTRHMLPTGFKKFLVHNVRELEVLMMQNRVYCAEIAHAVSSKKRKAIVERAKQLAIAVTNPNARLRAQEME; this is encoded by the exons ATGGTTGTTCGACCAGCATATAAGCCGAAGATTGTGAAGAAGCGGACGAAGAAGTTCATCCGTCACCAGTCCGATCGCTATAAGAAACTTGCC CCAAACTGGCGTAAGCCGAAAGGTATTGACAATCGAGTACGCCGTCGCTTCAAGGGACAGTACCTGATGCCCAACATTGGTTACGGTTCGAACAAGCGCACACGCCATATGCTGCCGACCGGATTCAAGAAGTTCCTGGTCCACAACGTACGCGAGCTGGAGGTCCTGATGATGCAGAACCGTGTGTACTGTGCCGAGATTGCGCACGCCGTGTCGTCCAAGAAGCGTAAGGCCATTGTCGAGCGCGCTAAGCAGCTGGCCATTGCCGTAACGAACCCGAACGCCAGACTGCGTGCCCAGGAGATGGAGTAA
- the LOC125765481 gene encoding DNA-directed RNA polymerase II subunit RPB7, producing the protein MFYHISLEHEILLHPRYFGPQLIETVKQKLYTEVEGTCTGKYGFVIAVTTIDDIGSGTIQPGQGFVVYPVKYKAIVFRPFKGEVLDATVKQVNKVGMFAEIGPLSCFISHHSIPADMQFCPNGAPPCYRAINGESVIAAEDKIRLKIVGTRVDATGIFAIGTLMDDYLGLVGS; encoded by the exons ATGTTTTACCAT ATATCGCTGGAACACGAGATTCTGCTTCACCCAAGGTATTTTGGCCCGCAACTAATCGAAACGGTCAAACAAAAGCTTTACACCGAGGTCGAGGGCACTTGTACGGGCAAGTACGGGTTCGTGATTGCCGTCACGACCATCGATGATATCGGTTCCGGTACGATACAGCCGGGCCAAGGATTCGTGGTGTACCCGGTCAAGTACAAAGCGATCGTTTTCCGACCGTTCAAGGGTGAGGTGCTGGATGCGACCGTCAAGCAAGTGAATAAGGTGGGGATGTTTGCAGAAATTGGACCTCTGTCCTGCTTCATCTCGCATCATTCCATCCCGGCCGATATGCAGTTCTGTCCTAATGGTGCTCCCCCGTGCTACCGGGCTATCAATGGGGAGAGTGTTATAGCGGCAGAAGATAAAATACGGCTCAAAATTGTCGGTACCCGTGTAGACGCGACCGGTATT TTTGCGATCGGAACGCTGATGGACGATTATCTTGGCCTGGTAGGCAGCTAA
- the LOC125765415 gene encoding small G protein signaling modulator 3 homolog translates to MSFFSSRDHEGYVGREEHMRKLESANSEDDTDMVELALGGLHIAEGVRPTAGGPFSALTPSMWPQDILTKLGQPDPDEPPNHQPDYRFDEFGFRVEEEDGPEPSSNKLLSIPFIEDPAQRLQWIAHLEFSHNKEATELTWESVDVVLPRTEKLRSMVRAGIPHSLRPQMWMRLSGALQKKLKSETSYQEIVKASSNDQLMTSKQIEKDLLRIMPTNACFSSLNGTGVPRLRRILRGIAWLYPDIGYCQGTGVIAASLLLLLEEEDAFWMMATIVEDLLPASYYSSTLLGIQADQRVMQTLIGNYLTAVDETLKSHDIELSLITLHWFLTLFASVVHMKILLRIWDWFFYDGSIVLFQLTLGLLKIKEPNVKNLENSAQIFNSLSDLPGDIDDVEHLFAVSLDVGGSLSPMVIETHRRRHLAYLMADQGGLVGNPEAASNLPKQQLVRRQMKKSKSMLQTILFGNGTEGDDELKCKNIRTTEQLVDLREAILKVARHFLAIEPKLAAHIKLVADYGMDSHAKDHENYINVSRTRSRRAKALHDFERHDDDELGFRKNDIITIVSQKDEHCWVGELNGLRGWFPAKFVELLDERSKQYSCAGDDAISETVTDLVRGTLAPTVKQVLEHGMKRPSFLGGPCHPWLFIEEAATREVEKDFESVYSRLVLCKTYRLDEDGKVLTPEELLYRCVQSVNQSHDAAHAQMDVKLRSLICLGLNEQVLHLWLEALCSCTEIVQKWYQPWSFVYSPGWVQIKCELRLLSQFAFNLNPNWELPAKREAVQSQPLKDGVRDMLVKHHLFSWDL, encoded by the exons ATGTCATTTTTTAGTTCACGCGACCATGAAGGCTACGTTGGCAGAGAGGAACATATG CGAAAGCTCGAATCTGCCAACTCCGAAGATGATACCGATATGGTGGAACTGGCACTCGGTGGACTTCACATCGCGGAAGGCGTACGGCCCACGGCGGGTGGTCCTTTTTCCGCTCTTACACCGTCCATGTGGCCACAGGACATTTTGACAAAGTTGGGGCAACCGGATCCGGACGAACCGCCGAACCATCAGCCCGACTATCGTTTCGACGAGTTTGGGTTTCGCGTGGAGGAAGAGGATGGTCCGGAGCCGAGCTCGAACAAGCTGCTGAGCATTCCGTTCATTGAGGATCCAGCCCAACGTTTGCAATGGATTGCGCATTTAGAGTTCTCGCACAACAAGGAAGCGACCGAGCTAACGTGGGAAAGCGTCGACGTGGTGCTACCCCGCACAGAGAAACTCCGCTCGATGGTGCGCGCCGGCATACCACACTCGCTCCGGCCCCAGATGTGGATGCGGCTGTCCGGGGCACTGCAGAAGAAGCTCAAATCCGAAACGAGCTACCAGGAAATCGTGAAAGCTTCCTCCAACGATCAGCTAATGACGtcgaaacaaatcgaaaagGATTTGCTACGGATCATGCCCACGAACGCTTGTTTCAGCTCGCTCAATGGCACTGGCGTGCCGCGGTTGAGGCGCATCCTGCGTGGAATCGCCTGGCTCTATCCGGACATTGGCTACTGTCAGGGGACGGGCGTCATAGCGGCATCGCTGTTGCTACTGCTCGAGGAGGAAGATGCCTTCTGGATGATGGCCACGATAGTGGAGGATCTGCTGCCGGCCTCCTACTACTCGTCCACCCTGCTCGGCATCCAGGCCGATCAGCGCGTCATGCAGACGCTTATCGGCAACTATCTGACGGCGGTGGACGAAACACTTAAAAGCCACGACATTGAACTGTCCCTGATTACGCTCCACTGGTTTCTGACCCTGTTCGCAAGTGTAGTGCACATGAAGATACTGCTGCGCATCTGGGACTGGTTCTTCTACGATGGGTCGATCGTGCTGTTCCAGCTGACGCTCGGGCTACTCAAGATAAAGGAACCGAACGTGAAGAATCTGGAAAATTCGGCCCAAATTTTTAACTCACTCTCTGACCTGCCGGGTGACATCGACGATGTGGAACATCTGTTCGCGGTATCGCTCGACGTCGGTGGCTCCCTGTCGCCGATGGTAATTGAAACGCATCGTCGCCGTCACCTCGCGTACCTAATGGCCGATCAGGGTGGGCTAGTGGGTAATCCGGAAGCGGCCTCAAACCTTCCCAAACAGCAGCTCGTTCGTCGGCAGATGAAAAAGTCCAAATCCATGCTGCAGACGATCCTGTTCGGTAATGGCACCGAAGGGGACGATGAGCTGAAGTGTAAAAACATCCGCACTACCGAGCAGCTGGTGGATCTGCGGGAAGCAATCCTGAAGGTGGCCCGCCACTTTCTCGCTATCGAACCGAAGCTGGCAGCGCACATTAAGCTGGTGGCCGATTACGGTATGGATAGTCACGCGAAGGATCACGAGAATTATATAAACGTGTCGCGAACACGGAGCCGCCGTGCGAAGGCACTGCACGACTTCGAGCGGCACGATGACGATGAGCTGGGCTTCCGGAAGAACGATATCATCACGATCGTGAGCCAGAAGGATGAACACTGCTGGGTGGGTGAACTGAACGGGTTGCGCGGTTGGTTTCCGGCCAAATTCGTGGAACTGCTAGACGAACGTAGCAAACAGTACAGTTGCGCCGGGGACGATGCAATCTCGGAGACGGTTACGGATCTGGTACGGGGCACACTAGCACCAACGGTCAAGCAGGTGCTCGAGCACGGCATGAAGCGTCCATCCTTTCTCGGTGGACCGTGCCATCCGTGGCTATTCATCGAGGAGGCAGCAACGCGCGAAGTCGAGAAGGATTTTGAATCGGTCTACTCGCGGCTGGTGCTGTGCAAAACCTATCGTCTCGATGAGGACGGTAAGGTGCTAACGCCCGAAGAACTGCTGTACCGTTGTGTGCAATCGGTCAACCAAAGCCACGATGCGGCACACGCCCAGATGGACGTGAAACTGCGCTCCCTGATCTGTCTCGGGTTGAACGAACAGGTGTTGCATCTGTGGCTGGAAGCACTCTGCAGCTGCACCGAGATTGTCCAGAAGTGGTACCAACCGTGGAGCTTCGTCTACTCGCCCGGCTGGGTACAGATCAAGTGCGAGTTGCGCCTGCTGTCGCAGTTTGCTTTCAATCTTAATCCAAACTGGGAACTGCCCGCCAAACGGGAAGCCGTCCAAAGTCAACCACTTAAGGATGGTGTGCGGGATATGCTCGTGAAGCATCATCTCTTCTCGTGGGATCTCTAA